A window of the Eschrichtius robustus isolate mEscRob2 chromosome 5, mEscRob2.pri, whole genome shotgun sequence genome harbors these coding sequences:
- the ARL6IP6 gene encoding ADP-ribosylation factor-like protein 6-interacting protein 6 isoform X1, translating into MSFVESGRRSALSRRRLNTAVPFAQPAFSAFTQGDSWGEGEVDEEEGCNRVARDLRAEFSARASSEPRKDSLLRPDGDGSPALPDKRNGIFSADAGGRVQARRWPVQVLSVLCSLLFAILLAFLLAITYLIVKELHAENLKNEDDVHTGLLGFWTLLIISLTAGFSCCSFSWTVTYFDSFEPGMFPPTPLSPARFKKLTGHSFHMGYSMAILNGIVAALTVAWCLM; encoded by the exons ATGTCGTTCGTGGAGAGCGGGAGGCGCTCAGCCCTTTCTCGCCGCCGTCTGAACACTGCTGTCCCGTTTGCTCAACCGGCGTTTTCCGCTTTCACTCAGGGAGACAGCTGGGGTGAGGGTGAAGTCGACGAGGAGGAGGGATGCAACCGAGTGGCCCGTGACCTGCGGGCGGAGTTCTCGGCTAGGGCGTCGTCGGAACCTAGAAAGGACTCGCTACTCCGGCCAGATGGGGACGGGTCTCCCGCCCTGCCCGATAAACGCAATGGCATTTTCTCGGCGGATGCGGGCGGCAGAGTCCAAGCCCGGCGGTGGCCGGTCCAGGTCCTTTCAGTTCTCTGTTCGCTGCTGTTTGCCATCCTCCTCGCCTTCCTTCTCGCCATCACCTACCTGATCGTAAAAG AGTTACATGCTGAAAATTTGAAGAACGAAGATGATGTACACACTGGACTGTTAG GATTCTGGACTCTACTTATAATATCCCTAACTGCCGGATTTTCCTGCTGCAGCTTTTCTTGGACAGTGACttattttgattcttttgaaCCAGGAATGTTTCCTCCTACTCCTCTTTCACCTGCCAGGTTTAA gAAACTGACTGGACATTCTTTCCACATGGGCTATAGTATGG
- the ARL6IP6 gene encoding ADP-ribosylation factor-like protein 6-interacting protein 6 isoform X2, which produces MSFVESGRRSALSRRRLNTAVPFAQPAFSAFTQGDSWGEGEVDEEEGCNRVARDLRAEFSARASSEPRKDSLLRPDGDGSPALPDKRNGIFSADAGGRVQARRWPVQVLSVLCSLLFAILLAFLLAITYLIVKELHAENLKNEDDVHTGLLGFWTLLIISLTAGFSCCSFSWTVTYFDSFEPGMFPPTPLSPARFKTSQEK; this is translated from the exons ATGTCGTTCGTGGAGAGCGGGAGGCGCTCAGCCCTTTCTCGCCGCCGTCTGAACACTGCTGTCCCGTTTGCTCAACCGGCGTTTTCCGCTTTCACTCAGGGAGACAGCTGGGGTGAGGGTGAAGTCGACGAGGAGGAGGGATGCAACCGAGTGGCCCGTGACCTGCGGGCGGAGTTCTCGGCTAGGGCGTCGTCGGAACCTAGAAAGGACTCGCTACTCCGGCCAGATGGGGACGGGTCTCCCGCCCTGCCCGATAAACGCAATGGCATTTTCTCGGCGGATGCGGGCGGCAGAGTCCAAGCCCGGCGGTGGCCGGTCCAGGTCCTTTCAGTTCTCTGTTCGCTGCTGTTTGCCATCCTCCTCGCCTTCCTTCTCGCCATCACCTACCTGATCGTAAAAG AGTTACATGCTGAAAATTTGAAGAACGAAGATGATGTACACACTGGACTGTTAG GATTCTGGACTCTACTTATAATATCCCTAACTGCCGGATTTTCCTGCTGCAGCTTTTCTTGGACAGTGACttattttgattcttttgaaCCAGGAATGTTTCCTCCTACTCCTCTTTCACCTGCCAGGTTTAA GACttcccaagagaaatga